The following coding sequences are from one Capsicum annuum cultivar UCD-10X-F1 chromosome 3, UCD10Xv1.1, whole genome shotgun sequence window:
- the LOC107853239 gene encoding LOB domain-containing protein 16, whose protein sequence is MASGTGSPCGACKFLRRKCAADCIFAPYFCSEQGPARFAAIHKVFGASNVSKLLLHVPVPDRCEAVVTIAYEAQARIKDPVYGCVAHIFALQQQVAYLQAQLMQAKTQLAQSLLNNSRNSENSYPQWSNDIASSVGLMASSFPTNNNNNPTYTMNSNSSPQSSLESLEHYSDGMNNNNNVQEIQSRDQMFYHQGAYSSSSSRKRPSQSELGELQALALRMMKS, encoded by the exons atGGCTTCTGGTACAGGGTCACCTTGTGGTGCATGCAAATTCCTGCGCCGCAAGTGTGCCGCGGACTGTATTTTTGCTCCTTATTTCTGTTCAGAACAAGGCCCTGCTAGATTTGCAGCCATTCATAAGGTGTTTGGAGCAAGTAATGTTTCTAAATTGTTGCTGCATGTTCCGGTGCCTGATAGGTGTGAGGCTGTTGTTACTATTGCTTATGAAGCACAAGCAAGGATCAAAGATCCTGTCTATGGCTGTGTTGCACATATTTTTGCCTTACAACAACAG GTAGCATACCTTCAAGCTCAACTTATGCAAGCGAAGACTCAGCTGGCACAAAGTTTACTCAACAATTCAAGAAATTCAGAAAATTCTTATCCTCAATGGTCCAACGATATTGCATCATCAGTTGGGCTAATGGCGTCATCTTTCCcaacaaataataacaataatccaacATATACTATGAACTCCAATTCCTCACCACAGAGTTCACTTGAATCATTAGAACATTATAGTGATGgaatgaataacaataataatgtgCAAGAGATACAGAGTCGAGATCAAATGTTTTATCATCAAGGGGCctatagtagtagtagtagcaggAAGAGACCTTCTCAATCTGAGCTGGGTGAACTTCAAGCATTGGCTCTTAGGATGATGAAAAGCTAA